The following coding sequences lie in one Alosa sapidissima isolate fAloSap1 chromosome 15, fAloSap1.pri, whole genome shotgun sequence genomic window:
- the zgc:165508 gene encoding protein FAM131A isoform X3, producing the protein MLVNDDTEDMLPKSRRALTIQEIAALARSSLHGISQVVKDHVTKPTAMAQGRVAHLIEWKGWCKPTDAPHSLENHIHTYSHLSEGEQEARFAAGVAEQFAIAEAKLRAWSSVDGEDSNDESYDEEYQPANDPTTQSTDLASYPPYLRDLIQTHLAPPNSLPPSPSDTLCSSLCSLDDHHPLLRDLGRHGYAAPPTAADLAAKILGALQEGEELILARLQRGRSQWRGGGDSPCYSVTFSETYLSPGEEEEDVPYKDCVGGVCGLRREESDAASSGVVSLEEEEEEEEKEERREG; encoded by the exons GTCAATGACGACACTGAAGATATGCTGCCCAAATCCAGAAGAGCACTCACCATTCAAGAGATCGCTGCACTAGCAAGATCCTCCTTACATG gtatCTCTCAGGTGGTGAAGGACCACGTGACCAAACCCACGGCCATGGCGCAGGGCCGGGTGGCCCACCTGATCGAGTGGAAGGGCTGGTGCAAGCCCACCGACGCACCCCACTCCCTGGAGAACCACATCCACACGTACTCACACCTCAGCGAGGGGGAGCAGGAGGCTCGCTTCGCCGCAG gtgtagcGGAGCAGTTTGCGATAGCAGAGGCGAAGCTGCGAGCCTGGTCTTCTGTAGATGGAGAGGACTCCAATGATGAGTCTTACGATGAGGAATACCAGCCTGCTAATGACCCTACCACACAAAGCACag ATCTAGCGTCCTATCCTCCGTACCTGAGAGATCTCATCCAGACTCACCTGGCTCCGCCAAACTCTTTGCCCCCGTCGCCGTCGGATACGCTCTGTTCTAGCCTCTGCAGCCTTGATGACCACCACCCGCTGCTGCGGGACCTGGGTCGCCACGGTTACGCCGCCCCGCCCACAGCCGCCGACCTGGCAGCCAAGATCCTGGGAGCCCTTCAGGAAGGGGAGGAGCTTATCCTGGCCCGCCTCCAGAGAGGGAGGAGTCAGTGGAGAGGAGGCGGGGACTCTCCCTGTTACTCTGTAACCTTTTCGGAGACGTACCTGTCGCccggtgaggaggaggaggatgtgcCATATAAGGACTGTGTGGGCGGGGTTTGTGGGCTGAGGAGGGAGGAGTCAGACGCGGCGTCCAGTGGCGTGGTGtctctggaggaggaggaggaggaggaggagaaggaggagaggagagagggatga
- the zgc:165508 gene encoding protein FAM131A isoform X2, which translates to MEKLLFCGAGTAHCTSTTVNDDTEDMLPKSRRALTIQEIAALARSSLHGISQVVKDHVTKPTAMAQGRVAHLIEWKGWCKPTDAPHSLENHIHTYSHLSEGEQEARFAAGVAEQFAIAEAKLRAWSSVDGEDSNDESYDEEYQPANDPTTQSTDLASYPPYLRDLIQTHLAPPNSLPPSPSDTLCSSLCSLDDHHPLLRDLGRHGYAAPPTAADLAAKILGALQEGEELILARLQRGRSQWRGGGDSPCYSVTFSETYLSPGEEEEDVPYKDCVGGVCGLRREESDAASSGVVSLEEEEEEEEKEERREG; encoded by the exons GTCAATGACGACACTGAAGATATGCTGCCCAAATCCAGAAGAGCACTCACCATTCAAGAGATCGCTGCACTAGCAAGATCCTCCTTACATG gtatCTCTCAGGTGGTGAAGGACCACGTGACCAAACCCACGGCCATGGCGCAGGGCCGGGTGGCCCACCTGATCGAGTGGAAGGGCTGGTGCAAGCCCACCGACGCACCCCACTCCCTGGAGAACCACATCCACACGTACTCACACCTCAGCGAGGGGGAGCAGGAGGCTCGCTTCGCCGCAG gtgtagcGGAGCAGTTTGCGATAGCAGAGGCGAAGCTGCGAGCCTGGTCTTCTGTAGATGGAGAGGACTCCAATGATGAGTCTTACGATGAGGAATACCAGCCTGCTAATGACCCTACCACACAAAGCACag ATCTAGCGTCCTATCCTCCGTACCTGAGAGATCTCATCCAGACTCACCTGGCTCCGCCAAACTCTTTGCCCCCGTCGCCGTCGGATACGCTCTGTTCTAGCCTCTGCAGCCTTGATGACCACCACCCGCTGCTGCGGGACCTGGGTCGCCACGGTTACGCCGCCCCGCCCACAGCCGCCGACCTGGCAGCCAAGATCCTGGGAGCCCTTCAGGAAGGGGAGGAGCTTATCCTGGCCCGCCTCCAGAGAGGGAGGAGTCAGTGGAGAGGAGGCGGGGACTCTCCCTGTTACTCTGTAACCTTTTCGGAGACGTACCTGTCGCccggtgaggaggaggaggatgtgcCATATAAGGACTGTGTGGGCGGGGTTTGTGGGCTGAGGAGGGAGGAGTCAGACGCGGCGTCCAGTGGCGTGGTGtctctggaggaggaggaggaggaggaggagaaggaggagaggagagagggatga
- the zgc:165508 gene encoding protein FAM131A isoform X4, which produces MLPKSRRALTIQEIAALARSSLHGISQVVKDHVTKPTAMAQGRVAHLIEWKGWCKPTDAPHSLENHIHTYSHLSEGEQEARFAAGVAEQFAIAEAKLRAWSSVDGEDSNDESYDEEYQPANDPTTQSTDLASYPPYLRDLIQTHLAPPNSLPPSPSDTLCSSLCSLDDHHPLLRDLGRHGYAAPPTAADLAAKILGALQEGEELILARLQRGRSQWRGGGDSPCYSVTFSETYLSPGEEEEDVPYKDCVGGVCGLRREESDAASSGVVSLEEEEEEEEKEERREG; this is translated from the exons ATGCTGCCCAAATCCAGAAGAGCACTCACCATTCAAGAGATCGCTGCACTAGCAAGATCCTCCTTACATG gtatCTCTCAGGTGGTGAAGGACCACGTGACCAAACCCACGGCCATGGCGCAGGGCCGGGTGGCCCACCTGATCGAGTGGAAGGGCTGGTGCAAGCCCACCGACGCACCCCACTCCCTGGAGAACCACATCCACACGTACTCACACCTCAGCGAGGGGGAGCAGGAGGCTCGCTTCGCCGCAG gtgtagcGGAGCAGTTTGCGATAGCAGAGGCGAAGCTGCGAGCCTGGTCTTCTGTAGATGGAGAGGACTCCAATGATGAGTCTTACGATGAGGAATACCAGCCTGCTAATGACCCTACCACACAAAGCACag ATCTAGCGTCCTATCCTCCGTACCTGAGAGATCTCATCCAGACTCACCTGGCTCCGCCAAACTCTTTGCCCCCGTCGCCGTCGGATACGCTCTGTTCTAGCCTCTGCAGCCTTGATGACCACCACCCGCTGCTGCGGGACCTGGGTCGCCACGGTTACGCCGCCCCGCCCACAGCCGCCGACCTGGCAGCCAAGATCCTGGGAGCCCTTCAGGAAGGGGAGGAGCTTATCCTGGCCCGCCTCCAGAGAGGGAGGAGTCAGTGGAGAGGAGGCGGGGACTCTCCCTGTTACTCTGTAACCTTTTCGGAGACGTACCTGTCGCccggtgaggaggaggaggatgtgcCATATAAGGACTGTGTGGGCGGGGTTTGTGGGCTGAGGAGGGAGGAGTCAGACGCGGCGTCCAGTGGCGTGGTGtctctggaggaggaggaggaggaggaggagaaggaggagaggagagagggatga